aggggatgGGAGACCGGCCAGAAGAGGGGTGCTGAGTAAACCTGAGTCCAGATCTTTCCCAAGCCCCCACACTTCCCCGAGCTCCCCAACAACCTACTTGGATGTGTCCCAGGCATTTCAGAAGCAACCTGCCCCAAACTGACTGCCTCCCCCtcatcttccccctccttccGTTCTTCTCATCTGAGTAACAGCACCTCCAACCACTAGGTGTGTAAACCGGAAACCTCCCGCTCGTTTCACCCTTACATCCAACCCATTAGCAGTTCCTGTCGGTACGACCCTCAAAATACATCCTGGATCGGACCCTTTCCACCACCTCTTCCACCCTAAGCCAAGCCACCACCATCATCTCATCCCTGGCCTTCCTGACTGGCCTGTGGCCACCCTGGCTTCCTCCAGATCTTTTAAGCGTACAAATCACGGGCGCCTGGGTtgagtgggttgagcatccaactcttggttttggctcagatcatgatctcgtggtttcatgagttcgagccccaagtcaggattctctctctctgcccctcctcctgtctctctctagATAAATCCATAAAAATTACATGTATAAAAGAGCCTAGCCTTCTCTTACTTGAAACCTTTCAACAACTCACTGTTGCTCTACAGACAGATTTCAAGCGCTTTACTACTCCCTGCAAGGCCTGCACGGAGTACCTGGGGGCCCTCATCACTACCCATCAGCCACATGGTTTTTGCTCTTTCTCCAACCACCCTCCCCCCTGCCTGATTTTCTCCTGCCTCAATGATTTTGGACTGCTCCTTTCTAGCCCGTTTCGCCAGCTTGCCTTTCCACCTAGGACAGGCTTCCCCTCCAACTCTGTACCTGGTTAGCTCCAGCTTCAACGGGACCTCCTCTGTGAGGCCCTCCCATCGGAAGGGGGACACACCCTCCACGACCCCACTGTCCCGCTGCCTCCCTGCTCTTTTCCTGCGCGTTCAGAGCACAACTCACAACCACCCATTTGTATGTTGAGCTGTTAAAGCCCGTTTTTACTACTTTGAAACTCGGCCCACACAGATCGTGGAGCCCCactctgcccccccttccccacctctgtctctgttcATGGTCTCCTCCACAACAgagtcttctttttaagtttatttatttaaaaaaaattttgttaatgtttatttttgagagagagagtgcacgagcgcgagcaggggaatggcagagggagaggaagtcacagaatcagaagcaggctattggctctgagctgttagcacagagcctgacgtggggctcaaactcacagactgcgagttcatgacctgagcggaaatagggcacttcaccgactgagccacccaggcgcccctaagtttatttattttgggaggggagggacagagagagagagaggaagacacagaatgggaagctggctcctggctctgagctgtcagcacagagcctgatgtggggctcgaactcacggaccacgagatcatgccctgagctgagacaggacgcttaaccaaccgagccacccaggttcccctaagtttgtttttgagcgagaggaagagagagtgcagagagtgcaagagggggacagaatcccaaccctgctcagtgctgtcagtgcagagcccgacgcagggctcgaacccatgaaccgtgagatcatgacctgatctgagatcaagagttgggcgcttaatggactgagccacccaggcggccccacaACAGAGCTCTTTTAAGGATCATCTCAAGCACTGAAGCCTTTTATGCGCCCCCATACATGATGATCTGTCCCTGCATTGAACCCCAAAAAGTTTTGTAACTAATGGCACTAGTCCTGAGCTGCCTTGCCTCAACTCTGACTTCTAGAgtgaatgttcaataaatgtgtgGCCTGGCAGGCCTGAAAACTTTACCCTACAGTAACCTTCAGTTCTAGTGGGCAGCAGAACCGCACGGTGACTTGGGCCCAAAGAGTGCTTCGGAAAGATTCTGCAGTATTTCCAACATTCTTTAGGACTCTGACGCCCACCGGTTTCAGAACCTCCTAACAAGCTAACCTCGAATGAACAGAATCCCCAGACCCAAGATTCAGtctcaggaaagggaaggagtCCAGAGGTGGACAATGCTTACCCTTCTTTCTCCAAGAGGTTACACGAACAAAGACTTGagttctttatttgcctttccctTTTAATCCCCTCCCTGCTCCAACTCTTAAAGAAGTACCCAGCAATCAATTACAAAGAAGTTCAAAGGGCCAAGGCAAGCCAGCCCAAGATTAACAGGCTCCCTCCCACGGGGGCCAAAGTCTGGATGCTGGGGTCTCCACTCAGAGCCTGGTAGTAAAAGCTGGTGCAGAATAATGTGGTTCCAGAGGCTAGCAGTAACCCGGCCTGAAGGAGACACAAGAATACAGGCCAGTAAGAACAGGGCCGACGGAGGGAGCTGGTGGGGCATGGTCAGGGTTGGGCATGGGGGTAGGATTACCCAGAGGGGCTTTCTGCAATGGGGCACCCCTAACAGAGCCAGGCTGTGGAAGAAGTGGTGTTTGTTGGCCTTGTCGAAGAGctgtaagaaaaagagaaatggaaggcggggtgggggaaggcactTCTTAAGCAACGCTGGTGCCTGCATCCCGTGGGGGCACATCGGAAAAAGTTCGTCCCCCCGCTAAAGTCCCGGCTCGCCTGTCCCACCAGCACCCACGGCACACGCTCGCCGCCCTCGgtgctccgcccctcccctacttcccTCAGCGAGCCCAGACTTGGGGCGCTCCTAGACCCGGAAGCTGGGCAGCCCCAAGTCCCTTCACCTCCTTCCCGTAGGCATCCGGGAACTGGGCGCCTGTGGAAGGAGAGGCAAAGGTTACCAGTCCGAGCACCTGCCTCCACCGCCCCGACTCCCGGGTGGAGGGAGGGCCCAGGTGGATGCCCCCAGAAGGCGTCTCATTGGTGCAAACGCACATGGGCGCTTCTGGGGACCAAACTGGACCAGGCAGAGGGCTGTCCGGTGGAGGGGAAAGCCGGCACTTCCCATAGACCCCGCCCCTGCACTAGACCCCGAAGGTCGACCCCAGCCCCCTGACCGTGCGCCCCGTAGGAGGCCAAGCCTAAGGCCCCGGCTCCGGACAAGGCGGCCAAGCGGCGGAAAGCAGCCCCCGGCCCGGCCATGGCAGTGGATGGTCACGCGCCGGAGGAACACCGCCCAGGCCACCCAAGAGGCCAGCCAATCCCAATCTCCCATGCAAATAATGTCCAAAAGTGCCCAATCCGGGACGTGTTCATTCCGGCGTCCAGGTCCTCACCCGGGTACTTGCGCCTTTGTAAAAGCTCTGCTGAGTGGCGAAGCCGCGTGGCGGGCGGAGAAACAAGAACCAATCAGGGTCGGAGGAGCGGAGCAGTGAGGGGCGGGGCGCGGAGGCGGGACTAGAGGATTTGCGTCACGGATTGGCCCACTTTCAAAGTTGATCGCTCCTTCCGATACCTACCCCCTCCCACCTCCGGCCAATTTCCAAAGATCCCGGTCCCCACGCGGAGTTCCGCCCCTTTCCCCACTGGCTCCTCCTTTTCAGCTTTAAACCAGGCCTACTCTCACAAGGAGGCGGCCGCTCGGGTAACCAAGCCCCACCCACCGCCGTCAGAACCCCGCCCACTGTCGAGATGGCCCCTCCCACGGACCCAAGGCCCCGCCTTCTTCGTGTGATGCCCCGCCCCCTTGAgttcaccctccccccccccccccccacccgcccccaacCCACCAACCGCGGGAGCCCGGAGGGTGGGAGACCCGGTGGGGGCGATGTCTCCACCCTGCCCCGGCCCGCTTCGTTCATCCGTCGGTCTGTCCGCTCCCGCCCCCTTCTCCCGTCTCCAATCCCCCCACACTCTGGAgggcgggcgggcaggcgggTACGAGCGAGGGGTGTGCGCCGCTCTCTccgcagggggcgggggaggcggccGCGCGGTGACGCGCGGGGCTGCTGCGGCTGCTCCGCCGGCGGATCATCACTCTCGGGCTGGGATGGACGCGGGGCGGGCGGGCCCTGGCGCGCGGAGCCAGGAGTCCGGGCCTCCTGGCT
The sequence above is drawn from the Lynx canadensis isolate LIC74 chromosome E1, mLynCan4.pri.v2, whole genome shotgun sequence genome and encodes:
- the TMEM256 gene encoding transmembrane protein 256, giving the protein MAGPGAAFRRLAALSGAGALGLASYGAHGAQFPDAYGKELFDKANKHHFFHSLALLGVPHCRKPLWAGLLLASGTTLFCTSFYYQALSGDPSIQTLAPVGGSLLILGWLALAL